In the Populus trichocarpa isolate Nisqually-1 chromosome 1, P.trichocarpa_v4.1, whole genome shotgun sequence genome, one interval contains:
- the LOC7457681 gene encoding kinesin-like protein KIN-14T isoform X2 yields the protein MDSGKSIRSLAVSLHSLLGLKAHLTSNWVKSVSEIIKTLPTEKSVDMQPTKSDTDDDGDSISKIQDELTVLNNHINQLNIKRRQILNEFFDLKGNIRVFCRIRPIAFGENLGHLRPVVASNSNEVVLKLMENKSKSYNFDKVFHPGSSQVGNFQMKFLQKLNPSSNQSLMVTMPAFLHMGKPAQEKLSQCLSIQTDPKGGIEIDNLVAIKVNDFNQALRLYRLGCRFRTTASTNSNLTSSRSHSMIRVAITCFDAAERRRETNKLWLVDLGGSERVLKTKAWGKRLDEGKAINLSLSALGDVISALQRKRHHIPYRNSKLTQVLKDSLGDDSKTIMLVHVSPKEEDLCETICSLNFATRVKSVHLGNEDTIEAKEQKGVAMADLQQEMKHIEDERLLVRSDIEKINKKLENLTGTNPSSEEQLEAFHSLIKDQLTKSRIVDITVTPLSKVPRFMRPTICSKRKSGTGHQTSEGRDDTVLTRRRRPTSHRAESVSFPVKDHSEYNSDRSISRSSCLAELNMKISADNATECSQDTSETDFKSNGLQEQERAPGSLISQKVGISHIQKNSSRQVNKINHIKFSKVDNWLHLQKSESTLSSCSQRTKRVLAVPIPERKHKTNVQSKADEKVQDYVYTKQEVVNHDKLNNHATTGAVGKPISEVVIEKPLKMLRDLFNEDSRSDVTTPLQTTGGETTIQVQHSVDGSLTGDSENDTSSPPDECSPRLEECEDGNGVNAMSTTQAPEGKIQSSDCFLLKNSGCSECYPSELYTTSVCSKRDSGVSFSMLELESCCQQAPTESNMEDSETQGFYSFQPSEKETRHGLLQLKSQRALFTNSENHEDLAVPFGKPEGKAQNTGICHVVKQKIEILCSSALLGLGLYNLGFDHDFFYGLML from the exons ATGGATTCGGGAAAATCTATTAGAAGTCTTGCTGTATCCCTTCATTCTCTACTTGGGCTGAAGGCACATCTGACTTCCAACTGGGTTAAATCAGTTtctgaaataataaaaaccctTCCAACTGAAAAATCAGTTGACATGCAGCCAACCAAGTCTGATACCGATGATGATGGtgattcaatttcaaaaatacaag ATGAACTGACTGTCTTGAATAACCACATAAACCAACTGAACATAAAGAGGAGGCAGATCCTAAATGAGTTCTTCGACTTGAAAG GGAACATCCGTGTATTTTGTCGAATAAGACCTATCGCATTTGGGGAGAATTTAGGTCATTTAAGACCTGTTGTAGCATCGAATTCAAATGAAGTTGTTCTAAAGCTTATGGAGAATAAGAGCAAGAGTTACAATTTTGACAAGGTTTTCCACCCAGGTTCATCCCAAG TTGGAAATTTCCAGATGAAGTTTTTACAGAAGTTGAACCCATCATCAAATCAGTCATTGATGGTTACAATGCCTGCATTTTTGCATATGGGCAAACCGGCACAGGAAAAACTTTCACAATG CCTTTCAATTCAAACAGATCCAAAGGGAGGAATTGAAATCGACAACCTTGTGGCCATTAAAGTGAACGACTTCAACCAAGCTCTGAGGCTGTACAGATTGGGTTGCCGATTCAGAACAACTGCCTCCACAAATTCCAACCTGACATCTAGCAGATCTCACAG CATGATACGGGTAGCAATAACTTGCTTCGATGCTGCTGAAAGGCGACgggaaacaaataaattatggtTAGTTGACCTCGGGGGAAGCGAGCGTGTATTGAAGACAAAGGCATGGGGCAAAAGACTCGATGAAGGGAAAGCCATTAATTTGTCACTCTCTGCTCTTGGGGATGTGATTAGTGCCCTCCAAAGGAAAAGGCACCATATACCTTACAG GAATAGCAAGCTGACACAAGTTCTTAAAGATTCCTTAG GTGatgattcaaaaacaattatgcTGGTCCATGTCAGTCCCAAAGAAGAAGATTTGTGTGAGACCATATGTTCTTTAAATTTTGCAACAAGGGTGAAAAGCGTTCATCTAGGAAATGAGGATACAATT GAAGCTAAAGAGCAAAAGGGAGTTGCAATGGCAGATCTGCAGCAAGAGATGAAACATATTGAAGATGAACGGCTGCTTGTTAGAAGTGACATtgagaaaataaacaagaaattagaaaatctAACAGGGACAAATCCATCGTCTGAGGAGCAACTGGAGGCATTCCATTCTTTAATCAAAGATCAGCTTACAAAGAGCAGGATAGTAGATATTACAGTGACTCCCTTATCAAAGGTACCAAGATTTATGAGGCCAACCATTTGCAGCAAAAGAAAATCTGGGACGGGGCATCAAACTTCTGAAGGAAGAGATGACACAGTCCTGACAAGAAGGAGAAGACCAACATCTCATCGCGCAGAGTCTGTGAGTTTCCCTGTAAAGGATCATTCAGAATACAATTCAGACCGCAgcatttccagatctagctgtTTGGCTGAGTTGAACATGAAAATTAGTGCTGATAATGCAACAGAATGCAGCCAAGACACATCCGAAACTGATTTTAAATCTAATGGTCTCCAAGAACAAGAAAGAGCACCAGGAAGTTTGATTAGTCAAAAGGTTGGCATCAGTCACATCCAGAAAAATAGCAGTAGACAGGTGAACAAAATTAACCATATCAAATTTTCGAAGGTTGATAATTGGCTGCATCTACAGAAGAGTGAATCCACTCTAAGTAGTTGCAGTCAAAGGACAAAACGGGTTTTAGCTGTTCCAATTCCTGAGAGGAAACATAAGACTAATGTACAGAGCAAAGCAGACGAGAAAGTGCAAGACTATGTGTATACAAAGCAAGAAGTTGTCAaccatgataaattaaataatcatgCAACTACAGGGGCAGTTGGAAAGCCCATATCAGAAGTGGTCATTGAAAAACCACTGAAGATGTTAAGAGATTTATTTAATGAGGACTCAAGATCCGATGTTACTACTCCATTACAGACAACTGGAGGGGAAACAACGATACAAGTACAGCATTCTGTGGATGGCTCATTAACAGGGGATAGTGAAAATGACACCTCTTCTCCACCAGATGAGTGTTCTCCTAGACTTGAAGAATGTGAGGATGGCAACGGGGTCAATGCTATGTCAACTACACAGGCACCAGAAGGAAAAATACAAAGTTCAGATTGTTTCCTGCTAAAGAACAGTGGGTGCAGTGAATGTTATCCATCTGAGTTATATACTACTTCTGTTTGTTCAAAAAGAGATTCCGGTGTCTCCTTTTCCATGTTAGAACTGGAATCATGCTGTCAGCAAGCACCCACTGAATCAAATATGGAAGACAGTGAAACTCAAGGTTTTTACTCCTTTCAGCCCTCGGAAAAAGAGACAAGACATGGCCTTCTTCAGTTGAAATCTCAGAGAGCTTTATTTACGAACAGCGAAAATCATGAGGACTTAGCTGTGCCCTTTGGTAAACCAGAAGGAAAAGCACAGAACACAG GAATATGCCATGTTGTTAAGCAGAAAATCGAGATTTTATGCTCCAGTGCTCTTCTAGGATTAGGACTTTATAACCTGGGATTTGACCATGATTTCTTCTATGGTTTAATGCTTTGA
- the LOC7457681 gene encoding kinesin-like protein KIN-14T isoform X1, with translation MDSGKSIRSLAVSLHSLLGLKAHLTSNWVKSVSEIIKTLPTEKSVDMQPTKSDTDDDGDSISKIQDELTVLNNHINQLNIKRRQILNEFFDLKGNIRVFCRIRPIAFGENLGHLRPVVASNSNEVVLKLMENKSKSYNFDKVFHPGSSQDEVFTEVEPIIKSVIDGYNACIFAYGQTGTGKTFTMEGSADTTGIVPRAIEALFKQAVDCNHAFLISFSMLEIYMGNLKDLLVPKPTKATDPMPPCLSIQTDPKGGIEIDNLVAIKVNDFNQALRLYRLGCRFRTTASTNSNLTSSRSHSMIRVAITCFDAAERRRETNKLWLVDLGGSERVLKTKAWGKRLDEGKAINLSLSALGDVISALQRKRHHIPYRNSKLTQVLKDSLGDDSKTIMLVHVSPKEEDLCETICSLNFATRVKSVHLGNEDTIEAKEQKGVAMADLQQEMKHIEDERLLVRSDIEKINKKLENLTGTNPSSEEQLEAFHSLIKDQLTKSRIVDITVTPLSKVPRFMRPTICSKRKSGTGHQTSEGRDDTVLTRRRRPTSHRAESVSFPVKDHSEYNSDRSISRSSCLAELNMKISADNATECSQDTSETDFKSNGLQEQERAPGSLISQKVGISHIQKNSSRQVNKINHIKFSKVDNWLHLQKSESTLSSCSQRTKRVLAVPIPERKHKTNVQSKADEKVQDYVYTKQEVVNHDKLNNHATTGAVGKPISEVVIEKPLKMLRDLFNEDSRSDVTTPLQTTGGETTIQVQHSVDGSLTGDSENDTSSPPDECSPRLEECEDGNGVNAMSTTQAPEGKIQSSDCFLLKNSGCSECYPSELYTTSVCSKRDSGVSFSMLELESCCQQAPTESNMEDSETQGFYSFQPSEKETRHGLLQLKSQRALFTNSENHEDLAVPFGKPEGKAQNTGICHVVKQKIEILCSSALLGLGLYNLGFDHDFFYGLML, from the exons ATGGATTCGGGAAAATCTATTAGAAGTCTTGCTGTATCCCTTCATTCTCTACTTGGGCTGAAGGCACATCTGACTTCCAACTGGGTTAAATCAGTTtctgaaataataaaaaccctTCCAACTGAAAAATCAGTTGACATGCAGCCAACCAAGTCTGATACCGATGATGATGGtgattcaatttcaaaaatacaag ATGAACTGACTGTCTTGAATAACCACATAAACCAACTGAACATAAAGAGGAGGCAGATCCTAAATGAGTTCTTCGACTTGAAAG GGAACATCCGTGTATTTTGTCGAATAAGACCTATCGCATTTGGGGAGAATTTAGGTCATTTAAGACCTGTTGTAGCATCGAATTCAAATGAAGTTGTTCTAAAGCTTATGGAGAATAAGAGCAAGAGTTACAATTTTGACAAGGTTTTCCACCCAGGTTCATCCCAAG ATGAAGTTTTTACAGAAGTTGAACCCATCATCAAATCAGTCATTGATGGTTACAATGCCTGCATTTTTGCATATGGGCAAACCGGCACAGGAAAAACTTTCACAATG GAAGGTAGTGCAGATACTACAGGCATAGTGCCACGGGCTATTGAGGCTCTGTTTAAGCAAGCAGTGGATTGTAACCATGCATTTCTCATCAGTTTCAGTATGCTTGAGATTTACATGGGGAATCTAAAGGACTTGCTTGTCCCCAAACCAACAAAAGCTACAGACCCGATGCCACCTTG CCTTTCAATTCAAACAGATCCAAAGGGAGGAATTGAAATCGACAACCTTGTGGCCATTAAAGTGAACGACTTCAACCAAGCTCTGAGGCTGTACAGATTGGGTTGCCGATTCAGAACAACTGCCTCCACAAATTCCAACCTGACATCTAGCAGATCTCACAG CATGATACGGGTAGCAATAACTTGCTTCGATGCTGCTGAAAGGCGACgggaaacaaataaattatggtTAGTTGACCTCGGGGGAAGCGAGCGTGTATTGAAGACAAAGGCATGGGGCAAAAGACTCGATGAAGGGAAAGCCATTAATTTGTCACTCTCTGCTCTTGGGGATGTGATTAGTGCCCTCCAAAGGAAAAGGCACCATATACCTTACAG GAATAGCAAGCTGACACAAGTTCTTAAAGATTCCTTAG GTGatgattcaaaaacaattatgcTGGTCCATGTCAGTCCCAAAGAAGAAGATTTGTGTGAGACCATATGTTCTTTAAATTTTGCAACAAGGGTGAAAAGCGTTCATCTAGGAAATGAGGATACAATT GAAGCTAAAGAGCAAAAGGGAGTTGCAATGGCAGATCTGCAGCAAGAGATGAAACATATTGAAGATGAACGGCTGCTTGTTAGAAGTGACATtgagaaaataaacaagaaattagaaaatctAACAGGGACAAATCCATCGTCTGAGGAGCAACTGGAGGCATTCCATTCTTTAATCAAAGATCAGCTTACAAAGAGCAGGATAGTAGATATTACAGTGACTCCCTTATCAAAGGTACCAAGATTTATGAGGCCAACCATTTGCAGCAAAAGAAAATCTGGGACGGGGCATCAAACTTCTGAAGGAAGAGATGACACAGTCCTGACAAGAAGGAGAAGACCAACATCTCATCGCGCAGAGTCTGTGAGTTTCCCTGTAAAGGATCATTCAGAATACAATTCAGACCGCAgcatttccagatctagctgtTTGGCTGAGTTGAACATGAAAATTAGTGCTGATAATGCAACAGAATGCAGCCAAGACACATCCGAAACTGATTTTAAATCTAATGGTCTCCAAGAACAAGAAAGAGCACCAGGAAGTTTGATTAGTCAAAAGGTTGGCATCAGTCACATCCAGAAAAATAGCAGTAGACAGGTGAACAAAATTAACCATATCAAATTTTCGAAGGTTGATAATTGGCTGCATCTACAGAAGAGTGAATCCACTCTAAGTAGTTGCAGTCAAAGGACAAAACGGGTTTTAGCTGTTCCAATTCCTGAGAGGAAACATAAGACTAATGTACAGAGCAAAGCAGACGAGAAAGTGCAAGACTATGTGTATACAAAGCAAGAAGTTGTCAaccatgataaattaaataatcatgCAACTACAGGGGCAGTTGGAAAGCCCATATCAGAAGTGGTCATTGAAAAACCACTGAAGATGTTAAGAGATTTATTTAATGAGGACTCAAGATCCGATGTTACTACTCCATTACAGACAACTGGAGGGGAAACAACGATACAAGTACAGCATTCTGTGGATGGCTCATTAACAGGGGATAGTGAAAATGACACCTCTTCTCCACCAGATGAGTGTTCTCCTAGACTTGAAGAATGTGAGGATGGCAACGGGGTCAATGCTATGTCAACTACACAGGCACCAGAAGGAAAAATACAAAGTTCAGATTGTTTCCTGCTAAAGAACAGTGGGTGCAGTGAATGTTATCCATCTGAGTTATATACTACTTCTGTTTGTTCAAAAAGAGATTCCGGTGTCTCCTTTTCCATGTTAGAACTGGAATCATGCTGTCAGCAAGCACCCACTGAATCAAATATGGAAGACAGTGAAACTCAAGGTTTTTACTCCTTTCAGCCCTCGGAAAAAGAGACAAGACATGGCCTTCTTCAGTTGAAATCTCAGAGAGCTTTATTTACGAACAGCGAAAATCATGAGGACTTAGCTGTGCCCTTTGGTAAACCAGAAGGAAAAGCACAGAACACAG GAATATGCCATGTTGTTAAGCAGAAAATCGAGATTTTATGCTCCAGTGCTCTTCTAGGATTAGGACTTTATAACCTGGGATTTGACCATGATTTCTTCTATGGTTTAATGCTTTGA
- the LOC7483220 gene encoding transcription factor Pur-alpha 1 codes for MEGNSGGGSGSGAAAAGGGGGGNDVELMCKTLQVEHKLFYFDLKENPRGRYLKISEKTSATRSTIIVPFSGISWFLDLINHYVDNSADDQDLFSKELQLDTKVFYFDIGENRRGRFLKVSEASVSRNRSTIIIPAGSSRDEGWAAFRNILAEINEASRLFMLPNQQSSETSEQLVGLSDDVGAGFISGHSSQSPAPTSELNVDRSVDLPPQDEIGNLGVSKVIRVDQKRFFFDLGSNNRGHFLRISEVAGNDRSSIILPLSGLKQFHEIVGHFVEITKDRIEGMTGANIRTKDPPRR; via the exons ATGGAGGGGAATTCTGGTGGAGGTAGTGGCAGTGGAGCAGCAGCAGcgggtggaggaggaggagggaatGATGTTGAGCTCATGTGTAAGACTCTACAAGTGGAACACAAGCTTTTCTATTTTGATCTAAAAGAGAATCCTCGGGGTCGTTACCTGAAGATATCGGAGAAGACTTCAGCCACCAGGTCCACCATCATCGTCCCCTTCTCTGGGATTTCTTGGTTCTTGGATCTCATCAATCACTACGTTGATAATTCTGCTGATGATCAGGACCTCTTTAGCAAGGAATTGCAGCTCGACACCAAG GTTTTCTACTTTGACATTGGTGAAAACAGAAGGGGCCGCTTCTTGAAG GTGTCTGAAGCTTCTGTCAGTAGAAACCGAAGTACTATTATTATTCCTGCTGGAAGTTCGCGGGATGAAGGGTGGGCAGCGTTTAGGAACATTCTGGCTGAGATCAATGAAGCATCAAGACTTTTTATGCTGCCCAATCAG CAAAGTTCTGAAACTTCAGAGCAACTTGTTGGACTTTCTGATGACGTAGGGGCTGGCTTCATATCTGGGCACAGTAGCCAATCACCCGCGCCTACTTCTGAACTGAATGTAGACAGATCGGTTGACCTGCCCCCACAGGATGAAATTGGTAATCTGGGGGTATCAAAGGTAATCAGAGTTGATCAGAAAAGATTCTTCTTTGATCTGGGTAGCAACAACAGAGGTCATTTTCTGAGGATTTCTGAG GTTGCAGGTAATGATAGGTCCTCCATAATTCTCCCACTTTCTGGACTGAAGCAGTTTCATGAGATTGTGGGTCATTTTGTGGAGATAACCAAAGATCGAATTGAAGGAATGACAGGAGCTAATATTCGGACCAAAGACCCCCCTCGAAGATGA